Proteins encoded together in one Flavobacteriales bacterium window:
- a CDS encoding DUF479 domain-containing protein, whose product MNFLGHLYLSGNDPLVITGNFMADAIKGGDLSRFPADLQRGIRLHRAIDHYTDQHPLARAGRERARAHAGRYAPVVMDLFYDHLLAAHWNTLHPEPLDQFTARMYTVLKAHATWMEGRPARMLPHLMAEDWLGAYAHREGLAGALRGMARRAPEGHAMVGAEEVLWQHYDAYRAEFIGFLTDIERDTRSLR is encoded by the coding sequence ATGAACTTCCTGGGCCACCTGTACCTGAGCGGGAACGATCCGCTGGTGATCACGGGCAACTTCATGGCCGACGCCATCAAGGGCGGCGACCTCAGCCGCTTCCCCGCCGACCTGCAACGCGGCATCCGGCTGCACCGCGCCATCGACCACTACACCGACCAGCACCCGCTGGCCCGTGCGGGCCGTGAACGGGCCCGGGCCCACGCCGGCCGCTACGCCCCGGTGGTGATGGACCTGTTCTACGACCATCTGCTCGCGGCCCACTGGAACACCCTGCACCCCGAACCGCTGGATCAGTTCACCGCCCGCATGTACACCGTGCTGAAGGCCCACGCCACCTGGATGGAGGGTCGGCCGGCGCGCATGCTGCCCCACCTGATGGCCGAGGACTGGCTGGGGGCCTATGCGCACCGCGAGGGCTTGGCCGGCGCCTTGCGCGGCATGGCGCGCAGGGCGCCCGAGGGCCACGCCATGGTGGGCGCCGAGGAGGTGCTCTGGCAGCACTACGACGCCTATCGCGCGGAGTTCATCGGCTTCCTCACGGACATCGAACGCGACACACGCTCCCTGCGATGA
- a CDS encoding transglycosylase SLT domain-containing protein encodes MTRAQRIALVGLLVIGLIGLVLWFRTEVVVPRSVQHPWSEPVVDRDLAMIAADTLRVLVVEHPLTYERFPGGERGAELELLERFARQRKLPLKVLAVAPDSLLPLLQRGAGDVVAALVHRGRFGDAVSSTMPWWHAAPVRVQLRPDRAAEVGPGDADTVHVNAFGAWATDSAASPLRRADVRTGTALIEAVAVGELAAALVSDLEARHHAEDLPQLAFEPVDDPPVDLVFAVRRNAVRLRDALDGWLSMPAEQEARALIIAAYGDRLPRRGPLGATRGRPLTGDSLSPFDALFQEKADLMHWDWELLAAIAFKESRFDTAALSVKGAQGLMQMMPATAERLGVDSMQLVEGQVHAAAIYLAMLDSLWRRSIPEADERLHFVLAAYNAGPGHVRDAQRLAQELGLDSRRWTGHVERAITLLAFPAYYQRPGITAGRCKGSQTFRYVREVLGLHRRFRAAGR; translated from the coding sequence ATGACCCGCGCACAACGGATCGCCCTCGTCGGCCTGCTCGTGATCGGTCTCATCGGCCTGGTGCTCTGGTTCCGCACGGAGGTCGTCGTTCCGCGCAGCGTCCAACACCCCTGGTCCGAACCGGTGGTGGACCGCGACCTGGCGATGATCGCAGCGGATACCCTGCGTGTGCTGGTGGTGGAACATCCGCTAACATACGAACGCTTCCCCGGAGGTGAACGTGGGGCGGAGCTCGAACTGCTGGAACGGTTCGCCCGCCAGCGGAAGCTCCCGCTGAAGGTCCTGGCCGTGGCGCCCGACAGCCTGCTGCCCCTGCTGCAGCGTGGGGCCGGTGATGTGGTGGCCGCACTGGTCCATCGCGGACGATTCGGTGATGCGGTGTCCTCCACGATGCCGTGGTGGCATGCCGCGCCGGTGCGTGTGCAGCTGCGCCCCGACCGGGCTGCGGAGGTGGGGCCCGGCGATGCGGACACGGTGCACGTGAACGCCTTCGGAGCATGGGCGACGGACAGTGCGGCGTCCCCACTGCGGCGGGCCGATGTGCGCACAGGCACCGCCTTGATCGAGGCGGTGGCGGTGGGGGAGCTGGCCGCCGCGCTGGTGAGCGACCTGGAGGCACGCCATCACGCCGAGGACCTGCCGCAGCTGGCCTTCGAGCCGGTGGACGACCCACCGGTGGACCTGGTGTTCGCGGTGCGACGCAACGCGGTGCGGCTGCGCGACGCACTGGACGGCTGGCTGTCGATGCCCGCCGAGCAGGAGGCGCGCGCCCTCATCATCGCGGCCTACGGCGACCGGTTGCCAAGGCGTGGTCCCTTGGGCGCCACGCGCGGTAGGCCACTGACCGGTGACTCCTTGTCGCCGTTCGATGCGCTTTTCCAGGAGAAGGCGGACCTGATGCACTGGGACTGGGAACTGCTCGCCGCCATCGCGTTCAAGGAATCGCGCTTCGACACGGCCGCGCTCAGTGTGAAAGGTGCGCAGGGCCTCATGCAGATGATGCCCGCCACGGCCGAACGCCTGGGCGTGGACAGCATGCAGTTGGTGGAAGGGCAGGTGCACGCTGCGGCCATCTACCTGGCCATGCTGGACAGCCTGTGGCGGCGCTCCATCCCGGAGGCGGACGAACGCCTGCACTTCGTACTGGCCGCCTACAACGCCGGTCCGGGCCATGTGCGCGACGCGCAACGCCTCGCTCAGGAGCTGGGCCTGGACAGCCGTCGGTGGACCGGTCACGTGGAACGCGCCATCACGCTGCTGGCCTTTCCGGCCTATTACCAGCGTCCGGGCATCACGGCAGGGCGCTGCAAGGGTTCGCAGACCTTCCGGTACGTCCGCGAGGTGCTCGGTCTGCACCGCAGGTTCAGGGCGGCCGGGCGTTGA
- a CDS encoding agmatine deiminase family protein codes for MSRRVPSSVPARLLTGLAGAFALLMPLATFAQQGLPHALDPSEVPLIRAYRDSRAQDARGTATPPPFAPRTMAEWEEVQTLCVAWVSFPSILKQIVRHAKAECQVLILCGNPGTTNSQTNITTYLLANNAGGAPLPDLTNISFLNTPYNSIWMRDYGPECIYQNEVDSLFLLDWIYNRPRPADDATPDAIGAFKNIAVYSTTTAPNDLVHTGGNFMSDGFGTGFSSDLVIEENGPSGAYNQTDKTPAQVDALMTTWMGIQPGRYVRMTQLPFDGINHIDMHMKLLDERTLLIGQFPNGVSDGPQIEANIQAIQQNVTSVFGTPYRIIRVPMPPSTGGAYPPSSSYRTYTNSIFINRTILVPTYREQYDTTALRIYREALPGYKVVPIDCDDASGNIIAQSGALHCITKAIGVSKPLLIRHEPLADRTNAGVGYPVEAYIRHQSGIASAQVYWTTDTTQGYTALAMAPIGGNEWAATIPEQPGGGTVYYHLRAVAQSGKVQVRPITAPQGGWRFTITPAPGLALAVRAYLEGAFDANAGQMRDDLRTQGLLPLAEPYTAAGIPLVGNTTGTTTAPVLAVTGANAIVDWVLLELRDAAVPTTVLRSRTALVQRDGDIVAVDGTSPVSFDLPPGTYHVAARHRNHLGVMTATALTLGGGTTALDLTAAATPTWGTDARKTVGNVRALWAGNVLRDDRLKYAGSANDRDPVLTAIGGTVPTTTLSGQYRPEDVNLDGVVKYAGGANDRDPILVNIGGTVPTATRLEQLP; via the coding sequence ATGTCACGTCGCGTTCCCTCATCCGTCCCGGCACGCCTGCTCACGGGCCTCGCCGGTGCTTTCGCCCTTCTGATGCCCCTGGCCACGTTCGCGCAACAGGGGCTGCCGCACGCGCTCGATCCTTCGGAGGTGCCGCTGATCCGTGCTTACCGCGACAGCCGCGCCCAGGATGCGCGAGGCACCGCCACACCGCCCCCCTTCGCGCCCCGCACCATGGCCGAATGGGAGGAGGTGCAGACGCTCTGCGTGGCCTGGGTGTCCTTTCCCAGCATCCTCAAGCAGATCGTGCGGCACGCCAAGGCCGAGTGCCAGGTGCTCATCCTCTGCGGCAACCCCGGGACCACCAACTCGCAGACCAACATCACCACCTACCTGCTGGCGAACAACGCGGGCGGGGCTCCGCTGCCGGACCTCACCAACATCAGTTTCCTGAACACGCCCTACAACAGCATCTGGATGCGCGACTACGGTCCGGAGTGCATCTATCAGAACGAGGTGGACTCGCTGTTCCTGCTGGACTGGATCTACAACCGGCCTCGGCCGGCGGACGATGCCACCCCCGACGCCATCGGCGCCTTCAAGAACATCGCCGTGTACAGCACCACCACCGCGCCGAACGACCTGGTGCACACCGGGGGCAACTTCATGAGCGACGGCTTCGGCACGGGCTTCAGCAGCGACCTGGTGATCGAGGAGAACGGCCCTTCCGGGGCGTACAACCAGACGGACAAGACCCCCGCGCAGGTGGACGCGCTGATGACCACCTGGATGGGCATCCAGCCGGGGCGCTACGTGCGGATGACGCAGCTGCCCTTCGACGGCATCAACCACATCGACATGCACATGAAGCTGCTCGACGAGCGGACGCTGTTGATCGGGCAGTTCCCGAACGGGGTCAGCGACGGGCCGCAGATCGAGGCCAACATCCAGGCCATCCAGCAGAACGTCACCAGCGTGTTCGGCACGCCGTACCGCATCATCCGGGTGCCCATGCCACCGAGCACCGGCGGCGCCTACCCGCCGAGCAGCAGCTACCGCACCTACACCAACAGCATCTTCATCAACCGCACCATCCTGGTGCCCACCTACCGAGAGCAGTACGACACCACCGCGCTGCGCATCTATCGCGAAGCGCTGCCGGGATACAAGGTCGTTCCGATCGACTGTGACGATGCGAGCGGCAACATCATCGCCCAGAGCGGGGCGCTGCACTGCATCACGAAGGCGATCGGGGTGTCCAAGCCGCTGTTGATCCGCCACGAGCCGCTCGCCGACCGGACGAACGCGGGCGTCGGCTATCCGGTGGAGGCCTACATCCGGCACCAGAGCGGCATCGCCTCGGCACAGGTGTATTGGACCACGGACACCACCCAAGGGTACACGGCATTGGCCATGGCGCCCATCGGCGGAAATGAATGGGCAGCGACGATCCCCGAACAGCCCGGTGGCGGCACGGTGTACTACCACCTCCGGGCGGTGGCCCAGAGCGGCAAGGTGCAGGTGAGGCCCATCACGGCCCCGCAGGGGGGGTGGCGCTTCACCATCACCCCGGCGCCGGGCCTCGCCCTGGCGGTGCGCGCCTACCTGGAAGGGGCCTTCGATGCCAACGCGGGCCAGATGCGCGACGACCTGCGCACGCAAGGCCTGCTCCCTCTCGCCGAGCCCTACACGGCCGCGGGCATCCCCCTGGTCGGCAACACCACGGGCACCACCACCGCACCTGTGCTCGCCGTCACCGGGGCGAACGCCATCGTGGACTGGGTGCTGTTGGAGCTGCGCGATGCCGCGGTGCCGACCACGGTGCTGCGGAGCCGCACGGCGCTGGTGCAACGCGATGGCGACATCGTGGCGGTGGACGGCACCTCGCCCGTGTCCTTCGACCTGCCACCAGGCACCTACCATGTCGCGGCGCGCCACCGGAACCACTTGGGCGTGATGACGGCCACGGCCCTGACGCTGGGGGGCGGCACCACAGCGCTCGACCTCACCGCGGCGGCCACGCCCACCTGGGGCACGGACGCGCGGAAGACCGTTGGGAACGTGCGAGCGCTGTGGGCGGGCAACGTCCTGCGCGATGACCGGTTGAAGTACGCCGGTTCCGCCAACGACCGGGACCCGGTGCTGACCGCGATCGGC